A genomic region of Candidatus Paceibacterota bacterium contains the following coding sequences:
- a CDS encoding sugar phosphate isomerase/epimerase family protein produces MNTSSHISRRTFLAGTAKLGVAGLAAASVESLLGAQPQTAWQIGCYTRAFDQFEYPVALDAIAEAGFKHVGLMTTKIKQWVMIKTTTPAEEVQAMHQAARKRGLNVLSVYGEAPATDSLDAGIRGLKKLIDHAAFCECPHLMLAGTSDVKLYQIYYQTIAECCDYAAAKGVGLSIKPHGGQNATGPQCRKAIELVARKNFRLWYDPGNIFYYSDGKLDPVEDAATVDGLVVGMSVKDFLPPKEVLVNIGQGKVNFPKVFERLKRGGFTHGPLIVECLARGTLESVIAEARKARLFLEKLTGQQA; encoded by the coding sequence ATGAACACAAGCAGTCATATCAGCCGACGGACGTTTCTGGCCGGGACTGCCAAATTGGGGGTAGCCGGCCTGGCGGCCGCGTCGGTTGAATCTCTCCTCGGCGCTCAACCCCAAACGGCCTGGCAAATAGGCTGTTACACCCGGGCGTTCGATCAATTTGAATACCCGGTGGCGCTCGATGCCATAGCCGAAGCGGGTTTCAAGCACGTCGGCCTGATGACCACGAAGATTAAGCAGTGGGTGATGATCAAGACCACCACTCCGGCTGAGGAAGTGCAAGCCATGCACCAGGCAGCCCGGAAGCGCGGACTCAACGTGCTGTCAGTCTATGGCGAGGCCCCGGCTACCGATTCCCTCGACGCGGGCATCCGCGGCTTGAAGAAGCTCATTGATCACGCTGCATTCTGCGAGTGCCCGCACCTGATGCTGGCCGGGACGAGCGATGTGAAGCTCTACCAGATCTACTACCAGACCATCGCGGAGTGCTGTGACTACGCCGCCGCGAAGGGCGTTGGCCTCAGCATCAAGCCGCACGGCGGACAGAACGCCACCGGCCCTCAATGCCGCAAGGCCATCGAGCTCGTGGCCAGGAAGAACTTCAGGCTCTGGTATGACCCGGGCAATATCTTCTACTACTCGGACGGCAAGCTCGATCCCGTGGAGGATGCCGCCACGGTGGACGGCCTGGTGGTCGGCATGAGTGTCAAGGACTTCCTCCCGCCCAAGGAGGTGCTGGTGAACATCGGGCAGGGCAAGGTGAACTTCCCGAAGGTCTTTGAGCGGCTGAAGCGGGGCGGTTTCACGCACGGGCCTTTAATTGTCGAGTGCCTCGCGCGCGGCACCCTGGAGAGCGTGATCGCCGAAGCCAGAAAGGCCCGCCTATTCCTGGAGAAACTGACCGGTCAGCAGGCCTGA
- a CDS encoding FGGY family carbohydrate kinase, producing the protein MSKYYVACDLSPDCGRVMMGTLDKDALVVSEVRRFPNTPVRDKDSLQWDIPRLYQETLDGLRSVGAYEEAVDSISCDSWAGDYLLFEADGSLITPAYHYGDPRTQEGIQKGLSLVPKESLYQETGVQPMLANTFFQLAAEKPRRLGRAGHLLPIADAFNYLLSGIPRFEVSLAGATQLFNPVTNSWSPRLLSAAQLPSKLFPPLVSAGKELGPLRPEIVKSTALDDALVVTTCSHETAAALAGLPIVPGESWAYLRVGSWATMGTEVARPIITEKSSSLGFSNEPGYGGSVRFSKQTVGLRILEECRRFWKDQDREIDDTLLTHLAGSAPPFESLINPEDPRFLSSGDMPLKIQAFCRETKQPVPRKPGPIIRCILESVALSYRKALQEMEEVTGRQVARIYLLSSSANPLLNHFIANAVRRPLVMAPPDTAAVGNIIVQALTLGHVESLEQAREIVRKSIKTEVLLPYANTWDTAFTRLVNLRAA; encoded by the coding sequence ATGAGCAAGTATTATGTCGCCTGCGACCTAAGTCCGGACTGTGGTCGCGTGATGATGGGAACTCTCGACAAGGACGCGCTCGTGGTCAGCGAGGTGCGCCGCTTCCCTAATACCCCGGTCCGGGACAAAGACTCGCTCCAATGGGACATCCCCCGGCTGTATCAGGAGACGCTCGACGGCTTGCGGTCTGTTGGCGCCTATGAGGAGGCCGTGGACAGCATCAGTTGCGATTCCTGGGCTGGCGATTACCTGCTCTTCGAGGCCGACGGTTCGCTGATCACACCCGCGTATCATTACGGCGATCCCCGTACCCAGGAAGGGATACAGAAGGGCTTGTCGCTGGTTCCAAAGGAATCCCTGTATCAGGAGACTGGGGTCCAGCCGATGCTCGCGAATACCTTCTTCCAACTGGCGGCGGAGAAGCCGCGGCGTCTTGGCCGGGCGGGACACCTCCTGCCGATTGCCGACGCTTTCAATTATCTGCTCTCCGGCATTCCGCGCTTCGAAGTATCCCTGGCGGGCGCCACGCAGCTCTTTAATCCTGTGACCAATAGCTGGTCTCCCCGGCTGCTGAGCGCGGCGCAGTTGCCGTCCAAGTTATTTCCGCCGCTCGTTTCCGCGGGCAAAGAGCTGGGGCCGCTGCGGCCGGAGATTGTGAAGTCCACGGCCCTGGATGACGCTTTGGTTGTGACGACCTGCTCGCACGAGACGGCCGCGGCGCTGGCAGGCTTGCCCATAGTGCCTGGGGAGAGCTGGGCCTATCTGCGTGTGGGTTCCTGGGCCACAATGGGGACGGAGGTTGCCCGGCCAATCATCACTGAAAAGAGCAGCAGTCTGGGTTTCAGCAACGAGCCCGGCTACGGCGGATCGGTGCGTTTCTCCAAGCAGACGGTTGGGCTGAGGATTCTTGAGGAGTGCCGCCGGTTCTGGAAGGACCAGGACCGTGAAATTGATGACACGTTGCTCACACACCTGGCGGGTTCCGCGCCTCCCTTCGAATCGTTGATCAACCCGGAAGATCCCCGGTTTCTGTCGTCGGGCGATATGCCGCTCAAGATTCAGGCGTTCTGCCGGGAAACCAAGCAGCCCGTGCCCCGCAAGCCCGGCCCGATCATTCGCTGCATCCTGGAGAGCGTGGCCCTGTCGTATCGCAAGGCGCTGCAGGAAATGGAAGAGGTAACCGGGCGGCAGGTCGCGCGGATTTACCTTCTGAGCAGCTCCGCCAATCCCCTGCTGAACCATTTCATCGCCAATGCCGTGCGCCGTCCCCTGGTGATGGCACCCCCGGACACGGCGGCGGTCGGCAATATCATTGTGCAGGCATTGACCCTTGGTCATGTCGAGTCGCTTGAGCAGGCGCGCGAGATCGTGCGCAAATCCATCAAGACGGAAGTGTTGCTCCCCTACGCGAACACTTGGGATACCGCCTTCACCCGGCTTGTGAACCTCCGCGCGGCCTGA
- a CDS encoding endonuclease/exonuclease/phosphatase family protein: MNTIPIPSRAALARFVLASLLSAGLTACQSAPKPATAQTFRVMTYNIHHGEGVDGKLDFQRIAELIKRERADIVALQEVDKGVERTARRDCPAELAVLTGMTCVFSNNFHFQGGEYGNAILTRFPVKRWTNQHYKMLRQGEQRGLLQVVLEVHGRELVFMNTHIDFRPDDTERLMNVAELLEIIPAYGKKPMILCGDFNDTPGSRTHERIAQAFVDTWPQAGTGDGPTIPAVQPRKRIDYIWLRKGGVVEPVRAWVPESQASDHLPVVAEFRFR, from the coding sequence ATGAATACAATTCCGATTCCATCACGCGCCGCCCTTGCTCGATTCGTTCTCGCGAGCTTGTTGTCGGCGGGCCTGACCGCGTGCCAGAGCGCACCCAAGCCGGCGACCGCGCAGACCTTCCGGGTGATGACTTACAACATCCATCATGGAGAAGGGGTTGACGGCAAGTTGGACTTCCAGCGCATCGCCGAGCTGATCAAACGCGAGCGCGCGGATATTGTCGCGCTGCAGGAAGTGGACAAGGGCGTGGAGCGGACCGCGCGGCGCGACTGCCCGGCCGAGCTGGCGGTGCTAACAGGCATGACCTGCGTGTTCAGCAACAACTTCCACTTCCAGGGCGGGGAATACGGCAACGCGATCCTGACACGCTTCCCCGTCAAGCGCTGGACCAACCAACACTATAAGATGCTCCGCCAAGGCGAGCAGCGCGGACTCCTGCAGGTGGTGCTGGAAGTCCACGGGCGCGAGCTGGTGTTTATGAACACGCACATTGACTTCCGCCCGGACGACACCGAGCGACTCATGAACGTGGCGGAGCTTCTGGAGATCATTCCTGCTTACGGCAAGAAACCGATGATCCTCTGCGGCGACTTCAACGACACGCCCGGCAGCCGCACACACGAGAGGATCGCCCAGGCCTTTGTTGATACCTGGCCGCAGGCCGGCACGGGCGACGGGCCAACCATCCCCGCCGTGCAGCCGCGCAAGCGGATTGATTACATCTGGCTCAGGAAGGGCGGAGTCGTCGAGCCGGTCCGAGCCTGGGTGCCCGAATCCCAGGCGTCAGACCACTTGCCGGTGGTGGCAGAATTCCGGTTCCGGTGA
- a CDS encoding Gfo/Idh/MocA family oxidoreductase, translated as MKRRAFLKSVAFTGAAGLILPRTRLFGADAPGNKLNLALLGTWGRGEAHFDGIAKENVVALCDVNEKHLAFAAPKFPKAKQYVDWRKCLDQKDVEAVVCCTADHTHAFVANWAMNRGQHIYCEKPLANCVEEARVVRATYLKKKDKLATQVGTQRHEYENFNRVRELVLDKAIGELQEVSAWGDRQLPKPGYLPAAGDPPKDFHWDLWLGPSPAHPWNPEYFSGSSGMNCLQWNMFWDFGSGQVGDMGSHTMDIAWNAIDAGLPVSAEGKGDPFNPEVTPVKLEMHFEIPSNHWRQAIRVSWYQGGAMPESPVPYLDLKKIDHGALFEGSKGCLVADFKSRALFPLGNQADLTYYKPRPKSALLPPLGNFQRQWINACKGDLKTACDFDYAGRMIEMMMLGLVAYRVGRKINYDGATGRVTDCPEANELLARTYRPGWTLNG; from the coding sequence ATGAAACGACGCGCCTTTCTCAAATCTGTCGCCTTCACTGGAGCCGCCGGCCTCATTCTTCCCCGCACCCGCCTTTTCGGAGCGGACGCACCCGGCAACAAGCTCAACCTCGCCCTCCTCGGCACCTGGGGCCGCGGCGAAGCCCACTTCGACGGCATTGCGAAAGAAAATGTCGTCGCCTTGTGTGACGTGAACGAAAAGCACCTTGCCTTCGCCGCCCCGAAGTTCCCCAAGGCCAAACAGTATGTGGATTGGCGCAAGTGCCTAGACCAGAAGGACGTTGAAGCGGTCGTTTGCTGCACCGCCGATCACACCCACGCCTTCGTCGCCAACTGGGCGATGAACCGCGGCCAACACATCTATTGTGAGAAACCCCTGGCCAACTGCGTCGAGGAAGCCCGCGTGGTCCGCGCTACCTACCTCAAGAAGAAGGACAAGCTGGCAACCCAAGTCGGCACCCAGCGCCACGAGTACGAGAACTTCAACCGCGTTAGAGAACTCGTCCTGGACAAGGCGATTGGCGAGTTGCAGGAAGTCAGCGCGTGGGGCGACCGGCAGCTTCCCAAGCCGGGCTACCTCCCCGCCGCCGGGGATCCGCCCAAAGACTTCCACTGGGACTTGTGGCTGGGGCCTTCGCCCGCGCACCCCTGGAATCCCGAATACTTCTCCGGCAGCTCGGGCATGAATTGCCTCCAATGGAACATGTTCTGGGACTTCGGCAGCGGTCAGGTCGGGGACATGGGCAGCCACACCATGGACATCGCCTGGAACGCGATTGACGCCGGTCTGCCGGTTTCAGCCGAGGGCAAGGGCGACCCCTTCAACCCTGAAGTCACGCCCGTCAAGTTGGAGATGCATTTCGAGATTCCCTCCAATCACTGGCGCCAGGCCATCCGGGTATCTTGGTACCAGGGCGGCGCAATGCCCGAGTCGCCCGTGCCCTATCTCGACCTGAAGAAGATTGACCACGGCGCGCTCTTCGAAGGGAGCAAGGGCTGCCTCGTGGCTGATTTCAAATCGCGCGCGCTGTTTCCGCTGGGCAACCAGGCCGACCTGACCTACTACAAGCCTCGGCCCAAGTCCGCCTTGCTGCCGCCGCTGGGCAATTTCCAGAGGCAGTGGATCAACGCCTGCAAAGGCGACCTGAAAACCGCCTGCGACTTCGACTACGCCGGGAGAATGATCGAAATGATGATGCTCGGCCTGGTAGCGTATCGCGTTGGCCGGAAGATCAACTACGACGGTGCCACCGGGCGCGTCACCGACTGTCCGGAAGCCAACGAACTGCTGGCACGCACCTACCGGCCTGGCTGGACCCTCAATGGATAG
- a CDS encoding glycosyltransferase — MTEPSLLLLIPAYNEADRIEPVLRDYARYFQGQYHGKFQLVVVLNGCTDDTLGVVRRVGVDFPAVSALEFPEPIGKGGALIEGLKLAPLAELIGYVDADGATPPRAFHDLVRHIDGVDCVIGSRWLPGAVLHVEQSSRRRFASRAFHLIVQVLFWMNIRDTQCGAKVMRRKAVEKVHSSLRIADMAFDINLLYSLKRAGYRIREVPTEWTDKIGSKVTLVRTSLVMFLSAVRIWLIYSPRLYGLLRPLRPIEGWIYRKLRAPQPLPGPPPNGHSEKHK; from the coding sequence GTGACCGAGCCCAGCCTCCTGCTCCTGATCCCGGCCTACAATGAAGCGGACCGCATCGAGCCGGTGCTCCGGGACTATGCCCGCTATTTCCAGGGGCAATACCACGGCAAGTTTCAACTCGTGGTGGTGCTCAACGGCTGCACCGACGATACGCTCGGCGTAGTGCGGCGCGTCGGCGTGGATTTTCCCGCCGTTAGCGCGCTGGAATTCCCGGAACCCATCGGCAAAGGCGGGGCGCTGATCGAAGGGCTGAAGCTGGCGCCCCTGGCCGAACTTATCGGCTACGTGGATGCGGACGGCGCCACTCCGCCACGCGCGTTTCATGATTTGGTCAGGCACATTGACGGAGTGGACTGCGTGATCGGTTCGCGCTGGCTGCCGGGCGCGGTATTGCACGTGGAGCAGAGCAGCCGACGGCGTTTTGCGAGCCGGGCATTCCATTTGATTGTGCAAGTCCTGTTCTGGATGAACATCCGGGACACCCAATGCGGGGCCAAAGTGATGAGGCGCAAGGCGGTCGAGAAAGTGCACTCCTCCTTGCGCATCGCCGACATGGCTTTCGACATCAACCTGCTCTACTCCCTTAAACGCGCGGGCTACCGCATACGCGAAGTGCCGACCGAATGGACGGACAAGATCGGCTCCAAAGTCACCCTGGTCAGGACTTCGCTGGTGATGTTCCTCTCCGCGGTGCGGATCTGGCTGATTTATTCACCGCGGCTCTACGGGTTGTTGCGCCCGCTACGTCCGATCGAGGGGTGGATTTACCGCAAACTTCGCGCTCCCCAACCCCTTCCAGGCCCGCCGCCTAACGGCCACAGCGAGAAGCACAAGTAA